A region from the Arthrobacter gengyunqii genome encodes:
- the recN gene encoding DNA repair protein RecN, with product MIEEIRIRDLGVITDATLELGPGFTVVTGETGAGKTMVITALGMLLGARTDAGAVRTGAKAALAEAVVRLPPENAAVVRAEDAGAELETYDGVTELMLARTVSAAGRSRAHVGGRSAPVGVLAEVGQHLVAVHGQSDQLRLKSTAAQREALDKYAGPVLATLLSSYQTDYARWRAAVTELADLRTQARERLREADYLSASLEEIDALELLPGEDDTLKAEATRLNNFEELRTAAVGAHQALIAGDFSDGSDATSLVEAAKRQLELAGEHDPALADSAKRLAEVGYILTDIAAELASYSASLDGEGPERLAEVESRRADITALVRKFAPSVDEVLEWAETSRARLAELSDDGSRIEALETEITELQAGLTSAAADLTKLRTEAAADLARRVSDELSALAMANANLVIEVTAVEELSMHGADSISFLLQPHPGAPARPLGKGASGGELSRVMLAIEVVLAEVDPVPTFIFDEVDSGVGGKAAVEIGRRLAMLAKHVQVIVVTHLPQVAAFADHHIRVIKMSAMGEDGTGVTASDVTVLDDAERIKELARMLAGQEDSESARAHAVELLAAAGHPPRQ from the coding sequence CATGGTCATCACGGCTCTGGGCATGCTGCTGGGTGCCCGGACCGACGCCGGAGCTGTCCGTACCGGAGCGAAGGCAGCCCTGGCGGAAGCTGTGGTTCGGCTTCCGCCGGAAAACGCCGCCGTCGTCCGTGCGGAAGACGCCGGTGCGGAACTGGAAACGTACGACGGCGTCACCGAGCTGATGCTCGCCCGCACCGTCAGTGCGGCAGGCCGCAGCCGGGCCCACGTGGGGGGACGGTCCGCGCCGGTGGGTGTCCTGGCCGAGGTGGGCCAGCACCTGGTGGCGGTGCACGGACAGTCCGACCAGCTCCGGCTCAAGAGCACAGCGGCGCAGCGCGAAGCTCTCGACAAGTACGCCGGCCCGGTGCTGGCCACCCTGCTGTCGTCCTACCAGACGGACTACGCGCGCTGGCGGGCGGCCGTCACCGAGCTGGCCGATCTGCGGACCCAGGCCCGTGAACGCCTGCGCGAAGCAGACTACCTCTCGGCTTCGCTGGAGGAAATCGACGCCCTGGAGCTGCTGCCCGGCGAGGACGACACCCTTAAGGCCGAAGCTACCCGGCTCAACAACTTCGAAGAGCTGCGCACCGCCGCGGTGGGCGCACACCAGGCGCTGATCGCCGGAGACTTCTCCGACGGGTCCGACGCCACCTCTCTCGTGGAAGCAGCCAAACGGCAGCTGGAACTGGCGGGCGAGCACGACCCGGCGCTGGCTGACTCCGCCAAACGACTGGCCGAAGTGGGGTACATCCTTACCGACATAGCCGCCGAGCTGGCCAGCTACAGTGCCTCCCTGGACGGGGAGGGCCCCGAACGGCTGGCCGAGGTGGAATCCCGCAGGGCCGACATCACGGCACTGGTCCGCAAATTCGCCCCCTCCGTGGACGAAGTCCTGGAATGGGCCGAGACCAGCCGCGCCCGGCTGGCCGAACTGAGCGATGACGGCAGCCGGATAGAGGCGCTTGAAACGGAAATCACCGAGCTTCAGGCCGGACTCACATCGGCGGCAGCTGACCTGACGAAGCTTCGGACCGAAGCCGCAGCTGACCTCGCCCGGCGGGTCAGCGACGAACTGTCCGCCCTGGCCATGGCCAACGCCAATCTGGTCATCGAGGTCACCGCCGTCGAAGAACTCAGCATGCACGGGGCGGACAGCATCTCCTTCCTCCTGCAGCCGCATCCCGGTGCCCCGGCACGGCCGCTGGGCAAGGGCGCCTCCGGCGGTGAGCTCTCACGCGTCATGCTGGCCATCGAAGTGGTGCTGGCCGAAGTGGACCCCGTTCCCACCTTCATTTTCGATGAAGTGGACTCGGGGGTCGGCGGAAAGGCGGCTGTCGAAATCGGGCGCCGGCTAGCCATGCTCGCGAAGCACGTGCAGGTGATTGTGGTCACCCACCTTCCGCAGGTGGCCGCGTTTGCCGACCATCACATCCGGGTGATTAAGATGTCCGCAATGGGGGAAGATGGAACAGGCGTAACCGCCAGCGACGTTACCGTTCTGGACGATGCAGAGCGGATCAAGGAACTTGCCAGGATGCTTGCAGGCCAGGAGGACTCCGAGTCCGCCCGGGCACACGCCGTCGAACTCCTGGCAGCGGCGGGACATCCGCCGCGTCAGTAG
- a CDS encoding CTP synthase produces the protein MIGSNSVVQRSNSRFPKSSSTTKHIFVTGGVASSLGKGLTASSLGHLLRSRGIAVTMQKLDPYLNVDPGTMNPFQHGEVFVTDDGAETDLDIGHYERFLDESLDGSANVTTGQVYSTVIAKERRGEYLGDTVQVIPHITDEIKRRMRLPSEAKKTPDVIITEIGGTVGDIESQPFLEAARQVRQDIGRNNVFFLHVSLVPYIGPSQELKTKPTQHSVAALRSIGIQPDAIVIRSDRPVPDAMRAKIGRMCDVDIDAVVGCPDAPSIYDIPKTLHSQGLDAYIVQHLDLKFKDVNWTKWDKLLEVVHNPKHHVNIALVGKYVDLPDAYLSVTEALRAGGFANKTKVNIRWVPSDDCATPEGAAQALADVDAICVPGGFGIRGLEGKLGALTYARENKLPTLGLCLGLQCMVIEYARNVVGLEGASSSEFDPDTDFPVIATMAEQKHIVSGEGDMGGTMRLGLWDAKLEEGSVVAKTYGKTAVAERHRHRYEVNNEYRDQIAEAGLSFSGTTVDGGLVEFVELPAEVHPYYVSTQAHPELSSRPTRPHPLFAGLVKAALARQNGKG, from the coding sequence GTGATAGGCTCGAACTCCGTGGTGCAGCGATCAAATTCCAGGTTTCCCAAGTCGTCTTCTACGACCAAACACATCTTCGTCACCGGTGGCGTGGCGTCCTCACTCGGTAAGGGACTGACAGCGTCAAGTCTCGGCCATCTGTTGAGGTCGCGCGGCATAGCGGTGACCATGCAGAAGCTCGATCCCTATCTCAATGTGGATCCGGGCACAATGAACCCCTTCCAGCACGGCGAAGTCTTCGTGACCGACGACGGTGCCGAGACTGACCTCGACATCGGACACTACGAGCGTTTCCTTGACGAGAGCCTTGACGGCTCCGCCAACGTAACCACCGGTCAGGTCTACTCCACCGTTATTGCCAAGGAACGCCGCGGCGAATACCTCGGCGACACGGTGCAGGTCATTCCGCACATCACCGACGAGATCAAGCGCCGGATGCGCCTGCCCTCCGAGGCGAAGAAGACCCCCGACGTCATCATCACCGAAATCGGCGGCACGGTTGGCGACATCGAGTCCCAGCCCTTCCTGGAGGCCGCACGCCAGGTGCGCCAGGACATCGGCCGCAACAACGTCTTCTTCCTGCACGTCTCCCTGGTGCCGTACATCGGCCCGTCGCAGGAACTGAAGACCAAGCCGACGCAGCACTCAGTGGCAGCGCTCCGCTCCATCGGCATCCAGCCGGACGCCATTGTCATCCGCTCGGACCGCCCGGTGCCGGATGCCATGCGCGCCAAGATCGGCCGCATGTGCGACGTCGACATTGACGCCGTCGTGGGCTGCCCGGATGCTCCCAGCATCTACGACATCCCCAAGACCCTTCACTCCCAGGGCCTGGACGCGTACATCGTCCAGCACCTGGACCTGAAGTTCAAGGACGTCAACTGGACCAAGTGGGACAAGCTCCTTGAGGTTGTCCACAACCCCAAGCACCACGTGAACATTGCCCTGGTGGGCAAGTACGTGGACCTGCCGGATGCCTACCTCTCCGTTACCGAAGCACTGCGTGCCGGCGGCTTCGCCAACAAGACCAAGGTCAACATCCGCTGGGTGCCCTCGGACGACTGCGCGACGCCCGAAGGCGCCGCACAGGCACTGGCCGACGTTGACGCCATCTGTGTTCCCGGCGGCTTCGGCATCCGCGGCCTGGAGGGCAAGCTCGGCGCCCTGACCTATGCCCGGGAAAACAAGCTCCCCACGCTGGGCCTGTGCCTTGGCCTGCAGTGCATGGTCATCGAATACGCCCGCAACGTGGTTGGTCTGGAAGGCGCGTCCTCCTCGGAGTTCGACCCGGACACCGACTTCCCGGTCATCGCCACCATGGCGGAGCAGAAGCACATTGTCTCCGGCGAGGGCGACATGGGCGGCACCATGCGCCTGGGCCTGTGGGATGCGAAGCTCGAAGAGGGCTCCGTGGTTGCCAAGACCTACGGGAAGACGGCAGTCGCTGAACGCCACCGCCACCGCTACGAGGTCAACAACGAGTACCGCGACCAGATCGCCGAGGCAGGCCTGTCCTTCTCCGGCACCACGGTTGACGGCGGACTCGTGGAGTTCGTTGAACTTCCGGCCGAGGTGCACCCGTACTACGTCTCCACGCAGGCGCACCCGGAGCTCAGCTCCCGCCCCACGCGCCCGCACCCGCTCTTTGCCGGTCTGGTGAAGGCCGCCCTGGCACGCCAGAACGGCAAGGGCTAG
- a CDS encoding NUDIX domain-containing protein — translation MSETRGFADEQSPRRLLSSSVEYTGRVWDVVSEKFQLTDDGEPLVRDYIRHPGAVAILAMNDAGQVLLINQYRHPVRMTLWEIPAGLLDIDGEDFQVGAARELAEEADIEASEWNVLTDLFLSPGSSREALRIYLARGITEVPAADRHARTDEEAEIRFLWVDLDDAVQAALDGRLHSPSAVAGVLAAAAARPSGFANLRPGDAPWPEHHSQHSTWPQGPVSS, via the coding sequence GTGAGCGAGACCAGAGGGTTCGCCGACGAACAGAGTCCCCGCCGCCTGCTGAGTTCCTCCGTGGAATACACCGGGCGCGTCTGGGACGTGGTCAGCGAGAAGTTCCAGCTGACCGACGACGGCGAACCCCTGGTCCGCGACTACATCCGCCACCCCGGCGCCGTGGCCATCCTGGCCATGAACGACGCCGGCCAGGTGCTGCTCATCAACCAGTACCGCCATCCGGTGCGGATGACGCTCTGGGAAATCCCCGCGGGTTTGCTGGACATTGACGGCGAAGACTTTCAGGTGGGGGCTGCCCGGGAACTGGCCGAAGAAGCCGATATCGAAGCCAGCGAATGGAATGTCCTCACGGACCTGTTCCTCTCGCCCGGTTCCTCCCGCGAGGCCCTGCGTATTTACCTCGCCCGCGGCATTACCGAGGTTCCCGCAGCGGACCGCCATGCGCGGACCGACGAGGAAGCGGAAATCCGCTTCCTGTGGGTGGACCTCGATGACGCCGTCCAGGCAGCATTGGACGGGCGGCTCCACAGCCCCTCGGCAGTGGCCGGCGTTTTGGCCGCAGCGGCAGCCCGTCCCTCGGGTTTTGCGAACCTGCGCCCCGGGGATGCCCCCTGGCCCGAACACCACTCCCAGCACTCCACCTGGCCGCAGGGCCCCGTTTCTTCTTAG
- the xerD gene encoding site-specific tyrosine recombinase XerD has translation MAVERGLAVNTLDAYRRDLLRYARFLASRGVEDVARISRHDVTAFAQSIVEGSDGASALSVRSAARTVVAVRGLHKFWALEGLTTADPAADVHPPLPGKRLPKAISVNEVTRILEAVSTETPTGLRDRALLEFLYSTGARISEAVGLDIDDLSLERIPANGPDVVRLFGKGSKERLVPLGSYAARALDEYLVRGRPAASVKGKGTPALFLNARGGRLSRQSAWTILKNAAEKAQIGRDVSPHTLRHSFATHLLEGGADVRVVQELLGHASVTTTQVYTLVTAETLREVYAAAHPRAL, from the coding sequence ATGGCCGTGGAACGTGGACTGGCCGTCAACACCCTGGACGCCTACCGCCGCGACCTGCTCCGCTACGCCCGTTTCCTGGCCTCCCGCGGGGTGGAGGACGTTGCCCGGATTTCCCGCCACGACGTCACGGCCTTCGCCCAGTCGATCGTTGAGGGCTCCGACGGTGCCTCCGCTCTGAGCGTCCGCTCCGCAGCCCGCACCGTCGTTGCGGTTCGCGGACTGCACAAATTCTGGGCTCTGGAAGGGCTGACCACCGCCGATCCCGCTGCGGATGTGCATCCGCCGCTGCCCGGCAAGCGCCTGCCCAAAGCCATCAGCGTCAATGAAGTCACCCGGATCCTGGAAGCGGTCTCCACCGAGACCCCCACCGGGCTGCGGGACCGGGCGCTGCTCGAATTCCTGTACTCCACCGGCGCCCGCATCAGCGAGGCCGTTGGTTTGGACATTGACGACCTGTCGCTGGAGCGCATTCCGGCCAACGGTCCGGACGTCGTGCGGCTGTTCGGCAAGGGCTCCAAGGAGCGCCTGGTGCCGCTGGGCTCCTATGCCGCCCGCGCACTCGACGAGTATCTGGTCCGCGGCCGGCCGGCCGCATCCGTGAAGGGCAAGGGCACTCCGGCGCTGTTCCTGAATGCCCGCGGCGGCCGCCTGAGCCGGCAGAGCGCCTGGACCATTCTCAAGAACGCCGCGGAGAAGGCCCAGATTGGCCGCGACGTGTCTCCGCATACGCTGCGGCACTCCTTCGCGACCCACCTGCTGGAGGGCGGGGCCGACGTCCGAGTGGTCCAGGAGCTGCTCGGGCACGCCTCGGTGACCACCACCCAGGTGTACACGCTGGTGACCGCCGAAACCCTGCGCGAGGTTTACGCCGCCGCGCACCCCCGGGCGCTGTGA
- a CDS encoding 8-oxo-dGTP diphosphatase, which translates to MNNSQPGSGPSVPPPRAVPVVLCFLMRDTPEQGAEVLMGLKQTGFGIGRIVTLGGHVEPGETPVQAAVREVFEESGVTVEEKDLEHAGTVEFVFPARPEWDMSTVVYRSRTWNGEPTPSSEIIPAWYPVGEVPYAQMWPDSAHWMPEVLAGRYFDAVVTLAQDNESVASVVFS; encoded by the coding sequence GTGAACAACTCCCAGCCAGGCAGCGGACCTTCGGTGCCGCCGCCCCGGGCTGTGCCGGTGGTCCTGTGCTTCCTGATGCGCGACACCCCGGAGCAGGGCGCCGAAGTGCTGATGGGTTTGAAGCAGACCGGGTTTGGCATCGGCCGGATTGTCACGCTCGGCGGCCATGTGGAACCGGGGGAGACCCCGGTCCAGGCTGCTGTGCGGGAAGTCTTTGAAGAATCCGGCGTCACGGTGGAGGAAAAAGACTTGGAGCACGCCGGGACGGTGGAGTTCGTTTTCCCGGCCCGTCCGGAGTGGGACATGTCCACCGTTGTCTACCGGTCCCGGACCTGGAACGGCGAGCCAACGCCGTCGTCGGAAATCATTCCCGCCTGGTATCCCGTGGGAGAAGTCCCGTATGCACAGATGTGGCCGGACTCGGCCCACTGGATGCCGGAGGTGCTCGCCGGACGGTATTTCGACGCCGTCGTCACCCTGGCGCAGGACAACGAGAGTGTTGCCAGCGTGGTTTTTTCCTGA
- a CDS encoding bifunctional 2-methylcitrate synthase/citrate synthase — protein sequence MTDDQIHKGLAGVLVDTTKISKVNPETNSLLYRGYPVQELAAHCSFEEVAYLLWNGELPTADQLAEFTSGERAQRALTPELKAVIDALPTTCHPMDVCRTAASVLGASHELAEDSSVQANMEKSVSLFAAMPAVVAYDQRRRRGQDVVDPRDDLDYSANFLWMTFGEEAAPEVVEAFNVSMILYAEHSFNASTFTGRVITSTLSDLHSAVTGAIGALKGPLHGGANEAVMHTFEEITASAGEGDVAAHAAGWLDTALADKKKIMGFGHRVYKNGDSRVPTMKASMDKMVKHYDRADLGELYTALESAMGERKNILPNLDYPAGPVYHMMGFDTPTFTPLFVAARITGWTAHIMEQLEANSLIRPLSVYDGPEERHVG from the coding sequence ATGACAGATGATCAGATCCACAAGGGACTGGCGGGTGTCCTCGTTGACACGACCAAAATCTCCAAGGTCAACCCGGAAACCAACTCGCTGCTGTACCGCGGCTATCCGGTCCAGGAACTGGCCGCTCACTGCAGTTTCGAAGAGGTTGCCTACCTGCTGTGGAACGGCGAGCTGCCCACCGCGGATCAGCTTGCCGAGTTCACGTCGGGCGAGCGGGCCCAGCGGGCCCTCACCCCGGAGCTGAAGGCCGTCATCGATGCCCTGCCGACCACGTGCCATCCCATGGACGTGTGCCGCACCGCGGCATCCGTGCTGGGGGCATCGCATGAGCTGGCCGAGGATTCCTCGGTGCAGGCCAACATGGAGAAGTCCGTAAGCCTCTTCGCCGCCATGCCGGCAGTGGTGGCCTATGACCAGCGCCGCCGCCGTGGCCAGGACGTCGTGGATCCCCGCGACGACCTGGACTATTCGGCGAACTTCCTTTGGATGACGTTCGGCGAGGAAGCCGCCCCCGAGGTGGTGGAAGCGTTCAACGTGTCGATGATCCTGTACGCGGAGCACTCCTTCAATGCCTCCACGTTCACCGGCCGCGTGATCACGTCCACGCTGTCGGACCTGCACTCGGCAGTGACCGGTGCCATCGGGGCGCTCAAGGGCCCGCTTCACGGCGGCGCCAACGAGGCCGTGATGCACACGTTCGAGGAGATCACCGCCAGCGCCGGCGAAGGCGACGTTGCCGCCCATGCCGCCGGCTGGCTGGACACCGCTTTGGCGGACAAGAAGAAGATCATGGGCTTCGGCCACCGCGTGTACAAGAACGGCGACTCGCGCGTGCCCACCATGAAGGCCTCCATGGACAAGATGGTCAAGCACTACGACCGGGCGGACCTGGGCGAGCTGTACACGGCGCTGGAGTCGGCTATGGGTGAGCGCAAGAACATCCTGCCGAACCTGGATTACCCGGCCGGTCCGGTTTACCACATGATGGGTTTTGACACGCCCACCTTCACGCCGCTGTTCGTGGCCGCCCGAATCACCGGGTGGACGGCGCACATCATGGAGCAGCTGGAAGCCAACTCCCTGATCCGTCCGCTCAGCGTCTACGACGGCCCTGAGGAACGGCACGTGGGCTAA
- the prpB gene encoding methylisocitrate lyase — protein MLYSSVTPEAKRIAFREGLASGTLQQFPGAFNPLSARLIEEKGFDGVYISGAVLANDLGLPDIGLTTLTEVATRAGQIARMTDLPAIVDADTGFGEPMNVARSIQELENAGLAGCHIEDQFNPKRCGHLDGKNVVDLDTATKRIRAAADARRDPNFLIMARTDIRAVDGLEAAQDRARALVDAGADAIFPEAMKTLEEFAAMRDAVDVPILANMTEFGKSELFSYDELASVGVNMVIYPVTLLRSAMGAAERTLETIKAKGTQQDDVPNMLTRARLYDLVDYEAYNRFDTSVFNFQVPGKH, from the coding sequence ATGCTGTACTCCTCCGTAACCCCCGAAGCCAAGCGCATCGCCTTCCGTGAAGGACTCGCGTCCGGCACGCTCCAGCAGTTCCCCGGCGCGTTCAATCCGCTGTCCGCCCGCCTGATCGAGGAAAAAGGGTTCGACGGCGTCTACATCTCCGGCGCTGTCCTCGCCAATGACCTCGGCCTGCCGGACATCGGCCTGACCACGCTGACCGAGGTCGCCACCCGCGCCGGACAGATCGCCCGGATGACGGACCTGCCCGCCATCGTCGATGCCGACACCGGCTTCGGCGAGCCGATGAACGTGGCCCGCTCCATCCAGGAACTCGAGAACGCCGGCCTGGCCGGCTGCCACATAGAGGACCAGTTCAATCCCAAGCGCTGCGGCCACCTGGACGGCAAGAACGTGGTGGACCTGGACACCGCCACCAAGCGGATCCGTGCCGCCGCGGACGCACGCCGCGATCCGAACTTCCTGATCATGGCCCGCACCGACATCCGCGCCGTGGATGGCCTAGAGGCGGCTCAGGACCGTGCCCGTGCCCTCGTGGATGCCGGCGCGGACGCCATCTTCCCCGAAGCCATGAAGACGCTGGAAGAGTTCGCCGCCATGCGGGACGCCGTCGACGTGCCGATCCTGGCCAATATGACGGAGTTCGGCAAGAGCGAGCTGTTCAGCTACGACGAGCTCGCCTCGGTGGGCGTGAACATGGTCATCTATCCGGTGACCCTGCTGCGCAGCGCCATGGGTGCCGCGGAACGCACGCTGGAGACCATCAAGGCCAAGGGCACCCAGCAGGACGATGTCCCCAACATGCTCACGCGTGCACGTTTGTACGATCTGGTGGATTATGAAGCCTACAACCGCTTCGACACGTCGGTCTTCAACTTCCAGGTTCCGGGCAAGCACTAG
- a CDS encoding MmgE/PrpD family protein encodes MNLHKVRVHRSDENLAREDQLAYKIAEVAADPVAVTDEVTDMVINRIIDNASVAIASLNRGPIVAARAQALSFSPSAHGNGSAVFGVEQKTSPEWAAWANGVAVRELDYHDTFLAAEYSHPGDNIPPLLAVAQHTGASGADLIRGIATGYEIQVDLVKAICLHKHKIDHVAHLGPSAAAGIGTLLGLDVDTIFQAVGQALHTTTATRQSRKGEISTWKAHAPAFAGKMAVEAVDRAMRGQTSPTPIYEGEDGVIAWMLDGPDAAYEVPLPETGEAKRAILDTYTKEHSAEYQAQAWIDLARKIHREHPEAADASQVASVLIATSHHTHYVIGSGANDPQKYDPTASRETLDHSIPYIFTVALQDGSWHHVDSYAPERAGRADTVELWNKVTTVEDPEWTRRYHSLDINEKAFGGKVTIVLTDGTEITDEIAVADAHPLGAKPFAREQYINKFRTLAAGLVSEEEIERFLTTVQRLPELAAGELDQLNISAADGVIDPANAPKGLF; translated from the coding sequence ATGAATCTCCACAAAGTGCGGGTCCACCGCAGCGACGAGAACCTGGCCCGCGAAGACCAGCTGGCCTACAAGATCGCCGAGGTCGCCGCTGACCCCGTTGCCGTGACCGACGAGGTCACGGACATGGTCATCAACCGCATCATCGACAACGCCTCGGTGGCCATCGCCTCCCTGAACCGCGGGCCCATCGTCGCCGCCCGCGCCCAGGCGCTGTCCTTCTCCCCCTCCGCGCACGGCAACGGCTCGGCTGTGTTCGGCGTCGAGCAGAAGACCTCCCCGGAATGGGCTGCCTGGGCCAACGGCGTCGCCGTCCGTGAACTCGACTACCACGACACCTTCCTGGCCGCCGAGTACTCCCACCCGGGTGACAACATTCCGCCGCTGCTCGCCGTCGCGCAGCACACCGGTGCCTCCGGCGCCGACCTGATCCGCGGCATCGCCACCGGTTACGAAATCCAGGTGGACCTGGTCAAGGCCATCTGCCTGCACAAGCACAAGATCGACCACGTAGCCCACCTCGGCCCGTCCGCTGCCGCCGGCATCGGCACCCTGCTGGGCCTCGACGTCGACACCATCTTCCAGGCCGTGGGCCAGGCCCTGCACACCACCACTGCCACCCGGCAGTCCCGCAAGGGCGAGATCTCCACTTGGAAGGCCCACGCTCCGGCGTTCGCCGGCAAGATGGCCGTGGAAGCCGTGGACCGCGCCATGCGCGGACAGACCTCCCCCACCCCGATCTATGAGGGTGAGGACGGCGTGATCGCCTGGATGCTGGACGGCCCCGACGCCGCCTATGAAGTTCCGCTGCCCGAGACCGGCGAAGCCAAGCGCGCCATCCTGGACACCTACACCAAGGAACACTCCGCCGAGTACCAGGCCCAGGCCTGGATCGACCTGGCCCGGAAGATCCACCGCGAACACCCTGAGGCGGCCGACGCCTCGCAGGTGGCCAGCGTCCTGATCGCCACCTCGCACCACACCCACTATGTGATCGGATCCGGCGCCAACGATCCGCAGAAGTACGATCCGACGGCCTCACGCGAGACGCTGGACCACTCCATTCCGTACATCTTCACCGTTGCCCTGCAGGACGGTTCCTGGCACCACGTGGATTCCTACGCCCCCGAGCGTGCCGGCCGCGCCGACACCGTGGAGTTGTGGAACAAGGTCACCACGGTGGAGGATCCGGAATGGACCCGCCGCTACCACTCGCTGGACATCAACGAAAAGGCCTTCGGCGGCAAGGTCACCATCGTCCTGACCGACGGCACCGAAATCACCGATGAAATCGCCGTCGCCGACGCGCACCCGCTGGGCGCCAAGCCGTTCGCCCGCGAGCAGTACATCAACAAGTTCCGCACCCTGGCCGCCGGCCTGGTCTCCGAAGAGGAGATTGAGCGGTTCCTGACCACTGTGCAGCGCCTGCCCGAACTGGCCGCCGGCGAGCTGGACCAGCTAAACATCTCCGCAGCCGACGGCGTCATTGACCCGGCCAACGCCCCGAAGGGACTCTTCTAA
- a CDS encoding GntR family transcriptional regulator: protein MRASDRAYRALREDIVAGRLLPGTVLGEVEQSQRLGISRTPLREALSRLTADGLTAPHNGRGVVVTSISPETVTELFELRQALECKAAALAATRGEPELFAGLRRDFEQAADLIVQETGLDPSRSGYYALVARLDEAIDTAAANTYLAQALANVRLHLARVRRLAKDNPERLLATAGEHATIAAAIASRDPALASAATSVHLHKSLEHFLAAVGPPV, encoded by the coding sequence ATGCGGGCAAGCGACCGCGCCTACCGGGCGCTCCGCGAAGATATCGTGGCCGGCAGGCTCCTGCCCGGAACCGTCCTGGGCGAAGTGGAGCAGTCGCAGCGCCTGGGGATTTCCCGCACCCCCCTGCGCGAAGCACTGAGCCGGCTCACCGCCGACGGCCTGACCGCCCCGCACAACGGACGCGGCGTCGTCGTCACGTCCATTTCCCCGGAGACCGTGACCGAACTGTTTGAGCTCCGCCAGGCGCTGGAGTGCAAGGCCGCCGCGCTGGCAGCCACCCGCGGGGAACCCGAACTCTTCGCCGGCCTGCGCCGGGACTTCGAGCAGGCGGCAGACCTCATCGTCCAGGAAACCGGGCTGGACCCGTCCCGCTCGGGTTACTACGCCCTGGTGGCCCGGCTCGATGAAGCCATCGACACTGCTGCAGCAAACACCTACCTCGCCCAGGCGCTGGCGAACGTGCGGCTGCATCTGGCCCGGGTCCGCAGGCTGGCCAAGGACAACCCGGAGCGGCTGCTCGCCACCGCCGGCGAACACGCCACCATTGCCGCCGCCATTGCCTCCCGGGATCCGGCACTGGCGTCCGCAGCCACCTCGGTCCACCTGCACAAGTCGCTGGAACACTTCCTCGCAGCAGTCGGTCCCCCGGTTTGA